The Pseudomonas sp. FeN3W region GCCCTGATGTGTGAAAATTAATAAAACAACAAGGGCTGTACACATGAAATCATCTATTTCCACAATTTTGCAAAGACCAGAAGCGCAAGTCAGTGAAAAATTAAATTCCATCCTGAATGTATTTTCCGAGCAGGCTTTGACTGATTTAATTCGACAGCGAATGATGGAAGAGGGCTCTTCATTATTTATTGAAGGCGCAACAAATCTTGCTGAGATTTTTGTCGGCATGATTGCAGACTTAAGGCGAACCTCGCCCGTTTCCAATGATGTTATCACCCACATCAACAGCCTTGACTACCTTGCAAAGATTAAGTCAGAGACAAGTGATGAAGGCCTGTCACGTAAAATTGACCAGTATCTAAAATCATTGCCAGGAGCCCCAGAGGTAAGCGTGGCGGCGAAAAAACATCATGGCCTTGTTTCCATGTATCTGAACCATGCGATGCGTCAGCTTATGGTTGATCTAGAGGATGCCAGGGCACACGAGAAGCATGTCAGACCTGCCAAAGAGGGGGACGTGGTAGCTGAAGGCCCTGGATTCGATGTCGTGGTCGACAAGGCTGGAAATCATGTCCGATACCCCGATGGCAATACTTCAGTCATCGTTATGCATGACGTAAGAGAAGGGCACTTTCTGATGGTAGAGCGATACAATCCGATAAAGGGAGTTTACGTGCTCGAATTTCCTCGGATTAAGAGCTCAAGCTTGCACACGCGAGATAGCGCACTGAATTCTGAATTGAGAGACCTGACGGGGCTTCCATTTAGAAATCTGGAGAGGATTGGTCAGGTGTATCCAGAATCCCACATCCTCGAAGGTGCTTGTGAGATCTATTACGGTAACTTCGATCTAGAGGAAAACCATCAGCAGATGAGTAAGCAGGTGCGCTCGCTCAAGCGAATCACAGAAGACGGGCTTTACCTTGCTGCGTATGAGGCGCGCGTCGAATGCGGCGTAACCCTTGCGGCCATGTCTGTGTGGCATGCCTTCGAGAATGTGAGGAAAAAAAGGGTTAACAACAGCAAGCGCGTGCGAAACAAGGTGGAAGACGAAGACGAGGATTGATACGCGATAATTGACGGGGTTATCATGGATAAAGAGGAAAGAATCCATGAAGCCAAACCCCGTCCCATCAAATGGATATCAAAAAGCCTTTGAGCTGCTCGAAGCCGCCCGCGTCCTTGCGGGCGACCTTCTGTTTGGCGTGAAAGATGTCGCGGAGGTTGCATCATGCTGCCGGGAGAAGGGGATTAATAAGGCGAATATTGCCATCTACATCCTGGAGCAGGCTGGCGCTCTTCCAGCTATCTCGACGAATTTCAATTCAGATCTCCAGATGCGGGGTGCCGCAAGCGTAAGCGCCCTTTTAGCCAATCGTTACTTCCAGCGATCTATCGCGGGCTATGTTTTTTCGCTTTTTGATAACAAAAATAGCGCCTGGCTTTCATCCTTTGCCAATCTTCTGGCAGAAAATCACCCTTCAAGCTTCCTATACCTGTTGCGCTATACCCCGGAACCATATGAATTGGCAGCGAAACCAGAGATTCTGGCGCTACTGAAATCGCTATGGATCGACGGGGTCGACGGTAAAGGCCGCCAAGCAGTAGCCATGAAAGCCAATGAGCTTAAGAGACTCCCTGAGGTGTTCAGGATTACGGGCTGGAGTGAGTGCCTCCCTGGAATGAAACAAGGCGCCAACAGACGAGCATTGCTTGCCATAGATATGAGCATTTAACGAGAATAGAGACATGAAAAATTACGACATCATTGGCGATATCCATGGGCACGCAGACCGGGCCAAGCACCTGTTGAAAAAACTAGGCTACCGGGAGAAGGGTGGCGCATTCAAGCACCCAAGCCGACACGTCCTTTTCCTGGGTGACCTTATCGACCGAGGGCCTGATCAGATTGCGACCGTAGACATGGTGCGCAGAATGGTTGATGCAGGATCTGCCGAGGTCGTGATGGGCAATCACGAATACAATGCTGTCGCTTACGCTATCGAAGACCCAGAGCATGAAGGTCAGTACTTGCGTAAACACACCAAGACCAATCGTCACCAGCATGCTGCATTTCTTGACCAGGTGGGTGAGGGCAGCCCCCTGCATAGAGAGTTCATCAGCTGGTTTAAGACACTTCCCCTAGCCTTTGAAAATGAAAGCATTCGAGCCATACATGCTTGCTGGCATTCAGAATATCTGGACAGCATTGCTGATCTGCTTAATGACAATCGCAGCTTGAAGGATCACGCATGGGTTGAAATGAGTCGCAAGGGCACGCAGGCCCATGCCGCGCTTGAGACATTGCTCAAAGGACTCGAAATAGATCTTCCTAACGGCGTTTTCTACCACGACAAGGATGGCACCAAGCGCACCCGAACACGCACTCGCTGGTGGGATGCTGAGGCAAGCACATACCGACAGCTCGGCCTAGTTGCGCCTGCCATTCGAGAGCAGCTACCCGAGCATCGTGTTGATGAACACCTTATCTTGAAATATGACAATGCCAAGCCTGTGTTCATTGGTCATTACTGGTTTAGCGGGACGCCATCCAGGCTCAGTGATCAGATTGCCTGCCTCGATTACAGCATTGGAAAAGGATGCCCTACTGGGAAGCTATGCGCTTATCGCTGGGATGGGGAGGATACTCTTGATGACGGAAAGTTCGTATGGGTAGATGGTGTGGCTCCCCACAAAAGACCACATGAGGAGCCAGGCCTTGGCTGAGCAAAGGGCTTCGGCCCTTTGCGTCGCCGCTTGCAAACGAGCCTGAGTTGACCTGGCAATGCCTCCAGTCAATCCATATGGCGTATAGCTATACGCACTCAGAGCCAACGAAGTGGAGCGGGAATCTCTACAGATCGCTCAGCTGCATCAATTGCGGCGGCAAGGGACTCGCTACCGACCTTTATTGCGCACTCAGGGAAGGTTAGTACACGCACAGGTATTCTGTTAACAGGATCTTCAGCGCGGGCAAATTGGCATTCCTGGCGATATTGACTCACGATACTGGCTTTATCCGAGTTTTCCCGCTCCCATGCAGAAACGGCAGACTCGCGAGACCTTTCTACCGCCTTGATCGATGTAAAGAACTGGATAGCCACAACCGAGCAAAAACCGATTAAAAATAATACGCAGGCGCCAGTTACACTGATCTTCATGATGTTTTTCCTTTGAATCATGTGTTTTCGAAATTGATCGGGATCGAGCGCATTGTGATTCTATTTTGATTTTATTGTCAATGGTTAGCCACAAGGCTTAGCGTGACGATGTTCTGAATGGACGCTAGCGGGACGTCGGTTTTTCGTCACTCATCGACTTCGACAAAAATCTTGCCGCCGCCATGGCACCATGGGCAGCTCAAATCAGGAGTATTGGGCTCTTGCCCTACGAACCGAATGGCGCCTGTACCCTCACATTCAGGGCACTTTTGATCGCTGCCCTTGATAGTGTGGAGTAACTCGTTTTTGGCTAGCTCAACCAGCTTTTTCCGCTCCGCGCTTGTAAGAAACGCTGTCTTCAATTTAATGATTCCGGTCGCTTGGATGATGATACGATCATCATGATCAAAAGCTAGAAGGCCTGCCTCAAATGCTGTTTTAACGCTTTGGTCAACTACCCGCCACTAAACGCTATCGCGCTATAGTGGGGGCTTGTAGAAAATCCAGAGCGATAAACAGTCGCAAGGTTTTCTACTTCTAAGCGAGTCATCCTAATGTGACTCGTCTGGGCCTGAAGACAAGACCCTCATCGGCTACCGACTTCATGAAGCTATCGCCGATTTCTTTTCGTAAAATATTCAAGGCGCCGTTTACATCAGCGTTCAGCAATAAACCTGTGCTGCTCTGATACAGGCCGCGTTTCAATCGCCTTCCTGTAAAGCTGCGAGTTCCTGCCAGCCCATAGGTCGGGATTCGATCCAGATCCAGGGCTGATGCCTTGGAGGTGTAGCTTTCCTCCCTGACAACCACCTCGATTCCATAGACCTCGGCCTTGTATCTGATCTGCTCGATCAGGCGCGCATGCGGGATGCTGACGAACTTCTGATTATTGACCTTGCCGATGCCAACGCCCTGTTTCCAGTCAGGATTCAGGCCGACCACAATGCGACCGATATCGTGCTGTAAGCATTGGTCGATCACGAAATGGCTGACTCGGTGCAGGTGGTCGTTCATCCAGCAGAAGCGGCTCACCGCCTTGTGCTTGAGTATTTGCCCATGTCCCTTGCTGCGTAACACCGCCGTGTCCTTGTTGTACAGGTGATTGACTGACTTGATGGCCTTGCCATTGACCAGAACAGGGCGAAAACCCGGCTGGTCGGAGATCAGTGTGGCAAGGTTGTCGATACCCAAGTCGATGGAAAGGTGTTTGTTTCGATCAAGGAGAATTGAGCCTTTTCCTTGTTGTATAGCAGTATTCTCATATACCACTTCAAGCCAATAGCAGCTGCCATGGGGCACGAAGCGGATCTCTTGAATGATCTGGTCAGCGCCTTTTGCTTTGAGTGTCTGGTCGACACAGCAGCGAACCTTTACAGGCGCAAGCCCCGTCTTACTTGGGAAGTGGATTTGGCCATCTCTACAGCTTAAATGCTGAAACGGCATCGAGGCCGTTTTGGCTTGCCTGGCGTAGCCAGGCATGCGGGGCTTGGCCTTGAAACGGGTGGGGTTCTTCTTCCATTCGCTTAGGGCTGCAAAGTAGCCTTTCCAGTCCTGGCCAAGCCTGCGCAAAACAGCCTGGCTCATCGCATTTGGAATGGCCTGGTAAGCAGGATGGGCATGCGAGCCTTGCTTCAGCGCGAGATCAGCCTGCATCCAGCCAAACCGATCACCGGCAAGAAAAGCCTGCCGAATCAGATAATTTCCACAATTGAAAAGGGTTTTCGCCGAACGACACAAGTGAGCAACCGATTTGAAATTCGGATCATTGCGCTTGATCAGGATGCGCTCGGTTAACTGCATGGACTTTTTCCCTGTATGCCTGTACAGTATAGTGATCTAAGCGGGACTTGTAAATGAGAAGAATCAAGAGCCCGAGCGCGTTACCGCGCTGGCGCTTTCACCTCCACCCAAACGCTACGCGCTCTGGATGGAGTACTCCGCGCAATTGATAGAACACGGTTATTCCCTTGATGCGTGTCTCAAATATCGAGCTCTTGACTAACTACTAATTTCTTTCCAGTGGAGCTAAGTCTTGAAAGATTTTTCTTGTCTACAAGCCCATCCTTGATTAGTGCAGAAATAAAATATTCATTTCTTGGGGCAACCGAGATTAAATCATCCTCAGTCATTCCTTCCATAGCTATTTTGCAAAAACCGTCAACATGGAAAAACATTGAGCCGACAGATTGTATGCTTTTTCCGATTTCAGTGATGCTAAAAGTGTCACCAAATAATTTGCCATGTTTTTTCTCGGCCATGAATAGAGCTGACACAATCTGAACCTTTTCTTCTGGCGAGGATGTTCTTTTGATGCCGTTCCGTATGCCTATTAGATCATTATACAACTTGACAAAATTACTGGCTGTCTTCATGCTGAGAATTAACTCTTTTACTGATTTCAGCTCTTCCTTCGTCATATGTTTTATGTGTTTAGATGCTCTCATTGAGACCTGAAGACTCTCGCCATATGATGAGCTAGGGCTGATGACATAACGACCTGATTGAGTCAGCAGGCTTGCAGATATGATTGAGGCCATCGTACCCGTAAAGGTCGATGAGCTGTCGCTTATAGTTAACGCCGGAAAAAGAGGGTCATCAATAATAGACTTTATAAAAAGACGAGCTGATTTAATTGTCTGCTCATCTGCGTTATCTAACCAGTCGCCATTAAGAATTTTTTCGACAAATAAAGGATTCGCGCAACTAATGATCTTGTCAGTTTCAACGCGGAGTGCATCAATGCAGGCGTCTGGAAAAGATTTTAAATGACCAGATATAACTGAGCACTTGCGGTCATCTAAAGGTGATACAGATAATAGATTAAGAAACTCAACAAAAGAGCGTCTGAACCCGTTAAGGTATGTAAAAGAACTTGCCGATTGAAGCTCTCCGAACATGATTTGGGTTGGGGTTGCTTCAGGCAAAAACTTGTT contains the following coding sequences:
- a CDS encoding metallophosphoesterase → MKNYDIIGDIHGHADRAKHLLKKLGYREKGGAFKHPSRHVLFLGDLIDRGPDQIATVDMVRRMVDAGSAEVVMGNHEYNAVAYAIEDPEHEGQYLRKHTKTNRHQHAAFLDQVGEGSPLHREFISWFKTLPLAFENESIRAIHACWHSEYLDSIADLLNDNRSLKDHAWVEMSRKGTQAHAALETLLKGLEIDLPNGVFYHDKDGTKRTRTRTRWWDAEASTYRQLGLVAPAIREQLPEHRVDEHLILKYDNAKPVFIGHYWFSGTPSRLSDQIACLDYSIGKGCPTGKLCAYRWDGEDTLDDGKFVWVDGVAPHKRPHEEPGLG
- a CDS encoding transposase; this encodes MQLTERILIKRNDPNFKSVAHLCRSAKTLFNCGNYLIRQAFLAGDRFGWMQADLALKQGSHAHPAYQAIPNAMSQAVLRRLGQDWKGYFAALSEWKKNPTRFKAKPRMPGYARQAKTASMPFQHLSCRDGQIHFPSKTGLAPVKVRCCVDQTLKAKGADQIIQEIRFVPHGSCYWLEVVYENTAIQQGKGSILLDRNKHLSIDLGIDNLATLISDQPGFRPVLVNGKAIKSVNHLYNKDTAVLRSKGHGQILKHKAVSRFCWMNDHLHRVSHFVIDQCLQHDIGRIVVGLNPDWKQGVGIGKVNNQKFVSIPHARLIEQIRYKAEVYGIEVVVREESYTSKASALDLDRIPTYGLAGTRSFTGRRLKRGLYQSSTGLLLNADVNGALNILRKEIGDSFMKSVADEGLVFRPRRVTLG